In Trichomycterus rosablanca isolate fTriRos1 chromosome 2, fTriRos1.hap1, whole genome shotgun sequence, the genomic window CTAATGCAGGAGCATACACAAACATACGTCAGATTCACAGATtaaaatacaaaccccattcctgataaagttgggatgttttgtaaaattcagTAAAATCAAAAACCTGTTTGAACCtgtatttgttaattctctaaGACTTTTATATTACTGATAAAGTTTTCTGCAACAAAATGGTCAGGTATCAGGTGAGGGTATTATGATTGAGCCTTTAGTAAATCCTCCTCTTTATACACAGCAAAGCAGGGTTGTAACTCACCACTTGTGTGCAACTTTGTGGGAAAAATTTCTTAAAAGAAAATTTCAAAAGGAACACAATGCAATATTGCAAACAATAAGTCCGTCATGATCTATACACTATCAGTACATAACACTATAAACAATTAAGGTATCCAGAGAGATTTCAGTCCATTTAGGGCAAgcccagaaaccactgttgaatgtgcatgatCTTTAAGCCCTCAGATGGCAATGCATGAGAAACAGTCATGCTACTTGGATAAATATAGCTATAGGGCTTGCTAATACTTCGGAAAACCATTGCCACTTACTTAAAAAGCAACTTGAAACTACATTACTCAAAGAGAAAGCCAAACATCAATGCTATGCAGAAATGCCATCAAGTTCTTTGGGTCAAGCATATCTCAGATAGACTAAATGGCAAGGAAATCTGTGCTTTGGTCAAATAAGTCCATGTTTaagcttgtttttatttaaaacagacaCCAAGTTTACTATGGCAAATATGAAAAGAAGCATCCAGACTGTgatcagcaaaaggtgcaaaagccaacatgtatcatggtgtgtgtgtttttttttagcataaCAATGTCAGGCCATATTCTGCATGCGCTtaaacagtgtggcttcatagacagAGTGTGAGCTTAACAGGCCTGCAATTCAGATCTATCTCCATAAAAATGTATGGAGCATCATGCACATGCACAAAATGACAACCACACCGTGGAGCAGCTGAAGTTTCATATCAAGAAAAAATGATATGATAAAATCATAAAGCTGTCGCAACATttctgaatgtgttgcaggcaccaaattctaaacgtgtttatatttacaaaatgcattgaTCAGTGACAACATCGGAAAtctaaatcttttctttctacttttgtcagctTGTTAGATTCTTGTTTGTATTGCAttctacaaaatgtcccaacttttctagaaatgggctttttattgtctttttgtgATGACATACAAtctttaattaatgtttaattaaacaCCATAATTActctatttatctatatttaGTGTCCACCTGAAATGTTTACTGACCTATAAGCACTAAACCATGAAATGGGTAATGGGTCCGATTCCAGATGATTGCTGTCCCCCGGTGTGCCCTTGAACAAAGCAATAATGCACACTGATGTAGCCCAAGTGATCTCTTAACAAGAgttacataaaatatataaccATACTAAAAGAACACGGGTAAACATTCATAAAGAATAACAATGTCTAATACTAATTACCCTGATAGAAATACAATCAGAAGCCTGAATTGGAATTGATctttaatgtaaacagaatgatGTAGGGCTcttaatttaataaacatatgatggggtaaaaaataaaaaagaacagctAGAACAGTGACAGTATTTATCATTTAACATAAATTAACATGAATGATTCGATTTATCACATGGTCCTGAAAATGATCCCTTTACtgacacaaacaaacataatacTGACTACTCGGCAGCACAATTATCACTTAAGTTTACACCTTATTACAAAAACGAAAGTGTAATATTGCTTTGGAATGTTACAGCAGTCTACCACAAGTCTGGTGGGTATCGGGTAGGAAGGGGGGTAAGTATTTGCAATTTTGTATTACAGTTCCACAGGCTGTTAGACCAGTGTGGAAGAACCCATTTAAAGCAAGGCTTCTATTATAATAAGAAGGTGCCCCTTTCAATTAACAGTCTAGCATTTAAGAAGCATGAACTAGGTGCTAATACAGTGGTGGAGGACTTGGACTACACTACATTGACTATTCTTCTGCGCTCTTAGCTGCTCCTTGTGCTAAACAGAGATGTATGATTTATGCTGCAGTAAGTGCTAAAAGCAATAATCCCCAGGCTCTGCACACACTCCGCAGTGGGTTCTCGCCTGAAGCCAGATGGctggaaataaaaacagaattttGGATTAGACAAGTATCATAACCGAGTGTGACCCAGAGTTTCAAGGTGTGTGTAGTTAAACAGCAATGTTAGACAGTGGAGATTTTTGCGAGGTGAACGTTCTGACCTGAGGACCCTTTAGAATGTAGGTCTTGTCCAAGCACAAGGGACAGGTCAGTGACTCAAGAGCAAATTTCATGAGCCACTATGAATAGATGCACTTAAAAAAAGTTTAGCAAGTACAGCgaaacaaagaaaacaagtaTCCTTTTTAGTTCCTTTTAACAGTTTTCTAAAAATCGTTTCTTCCTCCAGTTTGCCTGTAAGAAAAATCACTTGGTCCAGTGGAAGTTAGTTGCAGTCGTAGACAAAGTCATAATTACTGGGTTCTTTAGGGATGGGGGGTGGAGCCTCTGGGATCTGGATGTTCTCCAGGTCAAGGAGGCGAAGCTTCATCTCCATGTTTAGAAGAGTGTCCAAATCTGAGCGGGTAAATTCACTGGTCATCTCCTTTCCCAAAAGAGCGTTTAGCCCATCTGTCCAGACGCAGTACTGCAAAACAGTTACACAGACATTAGTAAGCTCTGTCTACTAAAGAGctttactacacacacatgcaagttACCTCAGTATAACACAGAAAATGATcagatattatttatttattaagattttaatgtcaagttttacacattttgttcacattcatgacaggactggtagttactggttacacaatattcatcagttcacaagttcaatatcaaacacagtcatggacaattttttgtatccaatttacttcacttgcatgttttcagaaagtgggaggaaaccagagctcccggaggaaacccacgcagacacaaggagaacatgcaaactcgaacccaggaccttcttgctacgaGGCGCCACAGCTGTACCCACCAACCCATTGTGTCACCCACTTATCAGATATACAGTTGTGTAAAGGGTGTGTGGGTATAACCCCTATTTTACACCAGACTTAGTCATAATGTTGATGTGAATGTTAACATGAGCTGGTAGTATatgtgctgcacagcaacatgggttctgGAGGCTTGAGTTTGATCCTCGCCTTCTGATACTGAGCCATAAACTGAATACTGAGCCATCTGTTTATAAACAAGGTGGACTGGTGACTCTATATTGCCTTTAGTgcaaggccagaaaccactgttgaatttgCATGATCTTcaagccctcagatggcactgcctGAAAAACAGTCATGCtacttaaatataatataaatatagctACATGGGCTTGGTAGCCATAAACTGAGCTACTGAGCCATCTGTTTATAAACAAGGTGGACTGGTGACTATATTGCCTTTAGGTATGATTAAAAGTAAAGAAGGGACCAATCGCAACCCTGACAAGGATGAAAAAGctagtaaaaataattaataatatctatcatatttaaaataatatctataatctgttgcacaaagcaaaatcataaaatgtttactatgtCCAGATTTCCTTATCTTATTTACTGTATGTTCATGCAAAGAGCTATTAAATTTTGATTCTTTAAAAAGTAGAGCAGCTTGCTtgtttaaattctttcttccaGCATTTAATTGGTGAAGCCATAACTAAAATATTGTTGAAAATCTTACACCTCAGGCTCAGTTATTCTGGTTCCATTATTCATTGTGTCTCATTTTAAATGACCAtaaaaagactatgactaaactgATGACTATTACTAAACAgggaaacaaaaatatatatgcaggtaagcaacaatataaatattttttgctattttatttatgcttttccTCTCTTTGTCTCTCGACTTTTAGCGCAGGCAATTAGTCacctgctgctggggaccctgatcacatcctaggagggtatatttgcctgacacatgctccaTCTGACGTGTGAACAGTTCCCTGACCACatcttatttgcccatacttaGGGGGATTCAGgtatgaggccagtcttgcacacGGAGAGTAACGCTctgtgttcctccacttctgtacaggcgcctcaggaTACTATCCagtgttgaagaccccacccacttcaGTCCAGtctttttagtccagtctttttccCATCAAGCAGACTAGATGCCAATttcgtctgctgcaggcacggGCAATTGTGCCTCCCAGGGAGCGCCCAagttgaccggtagcagagccaggattcaaactaaGAGAGTTCAGAATGCCAGCGCTGGTATGCTAGTGGAATGTCCTGCTGCACCATCCGGGCACTAATatgaagagaaaagaaaatctGTTCCTAATTCTTCATTTTTTGGgctttgattatttatgatcaatttaaaatgtaatggcCAGCTTAATCCTAATCCAGGTTCagctggtgtgtttttaataGATATATTGACCAACAATCAATTAAAATTTTACCTATACACCTATAcatttagggcggcacggtggctaagtgggtagcactgtcgcctcacagcaagaaggtcctgggttcgatccccaggttgggcggtccgggtcctttctgtgtggagtttgcatgttctccccgtgcccacgtgggtttactccgggagctccggtttcctcccacagtccaaagacgtgcaagtgaggtgaattggagatactaaattgtccaagactgtgttcaatataaacttgtgaactgatgaaccttgtgtaatgagtaactactgttcctgtcatgaatgtaaccacagtgtaagacatgacattaaaatcctaatataacaaacaaaacctatACATTTATAGGTAAAGGTCATGTGATCGTTACAACCTAAAATCCAGCTTTATTTCCAGTATTTAAGGTTCTTCTGTAATTTACTGACAGGTTTTATTTGGCATCTGGTGatagcaaatacatttataaagcaGTAAAACAACAGGAATAGTGGTTACTGGTGTTGCCCTTACCTCATGCTTGTCAGGAGCGATAAAGTTTAAGTACTCATCTGACTCATAAAGTATAGAGAAGGCCAACTCCAACACTTCCTGAAATAGAGAAAATCAGAGTCAGTTCAAAACTAACAGAGTTGCTGTGTTTGCCAGCATCTTCTGGTTGCTATTTTATATCTTCGTAGCATGCACTACAGCagatggctgattggtgtgtgtgtatgccacAGCTTCTGCTGGGAACCATGAAACACTGGTAGGATAATCAGCCCAGTGAGCGTTGCAGTGTTTAACTGTAATACAATTCTTGACAGACGGGAAAGCAAAATGAATTTAGGGAAGCTTTCAGAAGAACCATCTACCACATGCCAAGATGTTATGACAGTATCTgttaacaaacacacatttgtctttaaaaatttaTGTTTGTAATACATTTTAGGACATGCAACACTACTCCATGGACCACTATGCAACAAACTCAATTGTTTTACAGCTAAACTGGCTTTTGTATGTAGTTTGACAGCAGTGGGAGGCCTGTAGGAGGAGCTATTATTGTATTTAGGTCTTGGCACAGACAGGTGCTTCTTCTTGCTGTtgagaatgaataaatgaatgacaacAGCATGTATAGGTTCTGCCTCAAAGACAGCAGTAGGCCAAAGAGTGTGCATGCCCACAGATGTAGGCACAAAAACAGCTGACAGAGCAGCACAATGCTTTATTTTCATCGTGCTAATTTTGTCTTTTATGAGGCTCAGGGGAAACCTGAGGCTGCTGAATTCATCTCTCCATTCAAACACAATATCAGTGATTATTTTTAGATTTCTGTTTTGCAGTAGATTTCAATCTCTTTGTTTAGGTGGCATCAAAGTCATATGGTGAGAGCCATAAGGAAATGTAGGAAGGCAACCACAGAATACGTTGATAACCTGGACAAACACTTATAAACTCTCAAGTTTAAGAGACACTCTCACTCGCTGACCTTGTTTTGCTTAAGAGCTCCCTTCTCCTTCATGTGTGGACAGTCTTTGCCCGTGACAACGGCTTTGATATCGGCTACAGGTACTGCAGAAAGAAAAGATGAGCCATAAATGAAGTGCTTTCAGTTTGCTTTACTATGCTCAAGCAATAAGGTCAGCTTTACTTACATTTATCCTGTAGAGAATCATGAGGTACCTCTCCCTGTGGACTCTCCTCTAGGTCTCCATAGTGCAGGACTTTATGATTAGGTGACAAACGACAGTACCAGAATTTATCTGATGGAGAAAATGAAAGAGACGGAGAAAGCGagcgagagacacacacagagagaaagagagagagaaagaaaaagcgAGAGAGATTAGGAGAGTCAATCCAACTTTTCACCTACAGTTGTGTGCATTACATATTGTATAGTTTATTATCATAATCTTAAAGCCAGTTAAACATTGTGAAAGTACAGAAACAGTTCTTGTTTGATAACTTACTTTTACTGATTTGATTTGGACAGTGGACAATTTGGACAAGAATTTGGACAGAggcaaaaaatatgcaaaagttTATATAATATTCAAGtaacacagtttttaaatattacacAGTAAGCAAGTAAATGGTAACAGTTGAGGGTATCAACTTCTTGTCTtgttgttcctcagcctttgtcccgtttttttGGTTACGGGGTTGGCATTTctggcttcttcccgttaggggtcactgacggctaggtatctatgggacaattcagtgtctccaattagcctaccggcatgtctttggactgtgggaggaaaccggagcacccgaaggaatcccacgcagacactgggagaacatgcaaactccgcacagaaaggacccggaccgccccacccggggatcgaacccaggaccgtctcgctgtgaggcgacagtgctatccacttagccaccgtgcctcccagttgagggtatcatgattgcATATAAAAGAGGATCCATCTCAATCACTGCAAGTAAAGCTGGGTTGTGGATTATCACTTTATACTGAACTTCTTTGGAGAACTTTAATAAGATGACAAAAACCACTTTAAATTTCAATTTGAATTCTTTCACCAtccactgtacataatattgtgaaaagatttcgGGAGCACAGCAAAATCTCAGTCCATAAATCACTGCTGAATGTGTTTGACCTTTGAACAATAAGACAACACCTCATGAGAAAGCATTGTgctgctgtgataaatatagccacattggCTTGAAAGTACTTTGGAAACTACTTTGTCAGTAAacgcagtcagctactgcaaaaaatgtaacctgaaactctattaaaCCAAGAATACAGAATTCAGAAACACAGGCAAAATCtttgggcctgagctcatcttaGAATGACCAAAAAACAGGAGAAATGTGAGCTGTGCTCAGATTAGTCCACGTTTGCCAAAAACAGAAAGGACTATCCATAATGTTATCAGTAATAGGTGCACAATGACATGGCTGACTCAcatatgtgtaaatgtgttatttattgtattatgttTGAAATGTATGTCTTATTATAATagtcttaataaatatattttgtcaGTAAAACAGATGGATTAGTATGACAAAGataaactataaaaataaaactaccatataataaaacattgtaaacaagTAAGGAATGTCCATAGTTTGGGATAGGGGTTGGTTGTTTGTATAAGGTATGTATGGTTGCCAGTCCAATACAGGGCgttacacactcatttactcatatTTAGGGTACTGGAAGTAGTCCACCTACTAATGTTTTGAAATCAACATGTTTTTGGAATATAAAACCAAAACCTGGGTTACTGAAGCACTAGATAAAGCAGTGACTTGCACAAATACTTTCCAGATTTTGCTCAGGAGTTCCTGCTCCCTGCCAGAAGGCTGGCACAAGGCGCTGCTCACACATAGGTTGGAAGCTGATAGCTGGCACTTGCCCTAGTACCTCAATCCAAAGTATAATTGCTGAGAATAGCATCCTGGCAGCATAACAGATTCTGTATCTGAAGAGACTGCAGAGTTTTTGCGGAGTGGTACTCCACAGACAACTCACACTCTCCCATGACATGACACAAGGGCAGGATTTAATGCCAACAGACTGTTTATTACACTCTTTCTCTATAACATCAGCCATCTAACCATCATACCCATCAGACTAAAGCTGATTTATCTGTAAATGCAAACCCAACTGCTGTGAGGTGCCAGATGCTCAAACTGCCAACCATCTGTGTGTGCATAAAGGAAGTGGGAACACTTCGGGCATGCTGATTATTTTAAGGTGTAAGCACATATAAGCTAGAAACTTCACAAATGAGCTTCCCAGTGTTACTAACTGGCAGACTCGAGACAAAAAGGAGGTGCAGAGACAAGAACAGAAATAGTTAAGAGTGGCTTAATGACTATTTAATAAGATGATATAGGGTGAAGCACTTTAAGTGTGAACACAGACTGAGCAAAATGGAGAAGAAGAGAGCCCTTTATAGGAACTATGACATCTCAGTTTAATCTTCAGCAGTGTTGTTTAAAGTACCCAAAACGTAAACTTTGACAGGTGTAAGTAactcagtgtatatatacacatgtaaacacattcattcacacactcatacctagggagacttttagtatcttcaattaacctccGGACTgtttggaggaaaccagaacacccggaggaaactcatgcagacatggggagaacatgcaaactccacacaaaaagaacccagaccacatgttttgtctggtaaacatttcatttgtttatattcatccattcccacatttcaggcctgcaacatttAGTACAAATGCAGTATCTCTGAAAAGCTGAGTCTTTAAGAAGAAATTGGCAGAGGATCTCGACTTTGTCAATAAATatgtcaagttctctgggctcggaggcatctgtgatggaccatcacacagtagaacgtattgtggtcagacgaatcagtGCTTCAGATGTTTTTTGGAAGAAGTGGATGCAAaatctaagtaaatgtaagaaactctgcatgttttgatttgcatttaccattcagtcccaacttttttttaaatttggggTCATAAAAAGGTTATTAATTTGTGGTGTCTGAAAAACAAGTACAACATatatttgttttggcatatacatacattttgttcatatttgtaaatacaaaatcaaaatatttgtcaGGAAAAGTAAAGtggatatatttaaatatatttaatacctGTGCTGGTGAATACTTTTCCCCCCTCATTGGGAATAAAGAACTATCTGAAATATATGCAGATGGAATATTAAGTGTGGGGGATAAATTTAATGTGATGTGGGCTTAATAACCCTGCAGTGACGCACTTAAGCAACACAACTCCCACAGTAAGAAGTCTATTTATACCAGCTCTATTTGagattattttaatatcatagAATACCAAGATGGTTAGAGAGCAAGAAAGTGTATTTACATGATGTACAATATATAAATAGGATGGACATAGAAAACTAGGGTTGAATAAGAATTAGCTGGAAGGAGTGCAGGAAGAATGCGAAGAGAATGCGGGAagacacaaataaaatgttcactctcATCATAATAATCTAATCATACActgtgaaaaatgttaaattatcCAGACTTATGGAAAAGCCTGTCTCTCTCCATGTAAGTTGTGAAAGCTGATATTAACCGTGCCAATATAGCTTCCACCCTGTACTTCACTATAAGCTTTAACACTTCCATCACTCGCTTTCAAAACAGGAGCCAGTCGTGCTCTCACAGCCTCCCACTGGCTGTTTCAACATTCGCAATGCTTTACTTCCAGACCAACAATAGCAACCATTTGCATCCAttcatgaagagaaacagaaatATTTATAAAGGGGCAGTGTTGTTTATTGCAAGGCTGCTATACTGACAGCCATGTAAACACTAAGGCACATTAATCCTTTAAGAAGTTCCAATGGTATTTTATTACCATGATAAATCAGTCTGTAACCCCATAATCGGTCAGAAGCCTGAGGCTAAAATTGACTAATACAGCAATCAATTACATAAGGCTGCAAAAGAATTCCCTTTATATATTTTAGTAATATGAAAACTCTTTAGCTTGGTCTGTTGTCAACCAGGGCATTTGGCTATTTCAGCCATACATATGCtatataaattaaacatacatcCATGCAATCATAAGTAAAAAGCTGTCACTGCTGTTGTGAAGTGTAAATGTctaacaaaaacaacactgctgtGAAATGGTAGGCCAAACAAGCTCACAGAATAATAGCTAACATTCACCTGccgctacacaagattcatcaggttcacaaggttatatcaaacacagtcatggacaatttagcgtctccaaatcaccttacttgcatgtctttggactgtaggaggaaaccggagaaaggacccggaccaccgcACCTGGCAAtcaatcccaggaccttcttgctgtgaggcaacagtgctacccactgagccactgtgccaccctcaagtcaagtcaaatgtatttgtatagcgcttttaacAGTGGGccttgtctcaaagcaactcctcagaatccaggaccaacagaccaaaaactcctTTGTATCCCCTTCATTGTGGGTGGTATTTACTAGGGCTGAGACAGCACACAATCTCAGTATCACTTGGTCCAATTCCAAGTTTTGGCttaagtggtgtaaagcacaccatcaGATGACTCAGATGTGAAATGAATTATTTCAAGACTGAATCAAACGTCACTATCTGTCAATAAGACTATACAAATGTAGGTATATAATGAGTTGTTTTAATTGTGTGTGCTAAGCTTTTTCGtttcagtaaataaaaattataatgctACAGCATGTACGACATTCTAGAAAACTTGACTGGTCAACACAAAGCCCATCCATCAAACACCACTGAAATGGAAGTCCTTTTAGAGGAGTGAAAGCT contains:
- the elmo1 gene encoding engulfment and cell motility protein 1 isoform X3 yields the protein MQVVREQITRALVNKPNSLDQFKTRLQNLSYTEILKIRQSERMNQEDFQSRPILELREKIQPEIMELIKQQRLNRLCEGTCFRKISSRRRQDKFWYCRLSPNHKVLHYGDLEESPQGEVPHDSLQDKLPVADIKAVVTGKDCPHMKEKGALKQNKEVLELAFSILYESDEYLNFIAPDKHEYCVWTDGLNALLGKEMTSEFTRSDLDTLLNMEMKLRLLDLENIQIPEAPPPIPKEPSNYDFVYDCN